Proteins from a genomic interval of Gordonia sp. SL306:
- a CDS encoding adenosylcobinamide-GDP ribazoletransferase, with amino-acid sequence MSTHTPLRAVHVALSWLTVLPVPQPRVTMDRAVGGAVMSAVPVVGAVLGALAAGVAALLSVTDLPDTLIGAIVVVVLALLTRGMHLDGLADTADGLGCYGPPERVAEVMRSGSAGPFGVATIVAVMLIQSVGFGALAGEHRWYDIGFAIALGRLVAVVGARRGLPAAHPEGFGALVANSQRMSVAVWGGLAIVGALATGWGADGFSAGQAVQSVIVAGAVTAFGWWFTRHCARRIGGISGDILGAGIELGVTLSVVGLLV; translated from the coding sequence GTGTCGACGCACACGCCGCTGCGGGCCGTCCATGTCGCACTCAGCTGGCTGACGGTGCTCCCGGTCCCCCAGCCCCGCGTGACCATGGACCGCGCGGTCGGCGGAGCCGTGATGAGCGCGGTCCCCGTGGTCGGCGCGGTTCTCGGGGCGCTGGCCGCCGGGGTGGCGGCACTCCTGTCTGTCACCGACCTGCCCGACACATTGATCGGTGCCATCGTGGTCGTCGTGCTGGCCCTGCTCACGCGTGGCATGCACCTCGACGGCCTGGCCGACACGGCCGACGGACTCGGCTGTTACGGACCGCCGGAGCGGGTCGCCGAGGTGATGCGTAGTGGGTCGGCCGGACCTTTCGGCGTGGCCACGATCGTTGCGGTGATGCTCATCCAGTCGGTCGGCTTCGGCGCCCTGGCCGGCGAACACCGTTGGTACGACATCGGTTTCGCCATCGCCCTCGGACGGCTGGTCGCGGTGGTCGGGGCCAGGCGCGGCCTGCCCGCGGCGCATCCCGAAGGCTTCGGCGCGCTCGTCGCGAACAGCCAGCGCATGTCGGTCGCGGTGTGGGGCGGACTCGCGATCGTCGGCGCGCTCGCCACCGGCTGGGGAGCCGACGGGTTCTCCGCCGGGCAGGCCGTCCAGTCGGTGATCGTGGCCGGTGCCGTCACCGCGTTCGGGTGGTGGTTCACCCGGCACTGCGCCCGCCGGATCGGCGGCATCAGCGGCGACATCCTGGGTGCGGGTATCGAACTGGGGGTGACACTCTCGGTGGTCGGCCTGCTCGTCTGA
- the cobT gene encoding nicotinate-nucleotide--dimethylbenzimidazole phosphoribosyltransferase: MGSRGTRTLILGGVRSGKSGHGESLLLDCPSVRYLATGPTTSSDADWVARLTAHRARRDDRYTTVETIDVAAALRSDQTPTLLDDLGNWLAAQLDAIGGWGDAPVDLTSVRTEICSAITDFTGELVIISPEVGLSVVPPTPAGRRFQDELGALNEAVAAVCDRVVLTVAGRVLDLPAAPATPTPTSTATDPTPTATVLSSTATDPAPTAPEEPVAAATLAPTTGEPVDPTDAENFPPVEPPDIATAAEARARHLDLTKPPGSLGRLEELGVWLASCQGACPPRQLTAPRVVVFAGDHGVAQSGVSAFPPEVTAQMVANIASGGAAVNVLARRAGATVQVIDMSVDADTAPEVSRYKVRRSSGDLRITDAITVAEAREALAAGRAIADELVDSGADLLIGGEMGIGNTTPATVLIGTLTRREPVEIIGRGTGIDDAGWIRKTAAIRDGMRRARRHVHDPLSLLAAVAGADLTALAGFLAQAAVRRTPVILDGMVVTAAAMVANELAPGATRWWVAGHRSVEPAHTVALEHLDLEPVLDLSMRLGEGSGALTALPIVASSVDILTSMATFAEAGVSDKDEPAGALAADRS; the protein is encoded by the coding sequence GTGGGATCTCGGGGCACCCGCACACTCATCCTCGGCGGAGTGCGGTCGGGTAAATCCGGCCATGGGGAATCTCTGCTGCTCGACTGTCCGTCAGTGCGTTACCTGGCGACCGGTCCGACCACCTCGTCGGACGCCGACTGGGTCGCCCGCCTGACCGCACATCGTGCTCGCCGCGACGACCGGTACACCACCGTCGAGACGATCGACGTTGCCGCGGCGCTGCGATCCGACCAGACCCCGACGTTGCTCGACGACCTCGGGAACTGGCTCGCCGCGCAGCTCGACGCAATCGGCGGGTGGGGTGACGCGCCGGTCGATCTCACCTCCGTCCGCACCGAGATCTGCTCTGCCATCACGGATTTCACCGGCGAACTGGTCATCATCAGCCCGGAGGTCGGGTTGTCCGTGGTTCCTCCGACTCCGGCAGGCCGCCGTTTCCAGGATGAGTTGGGCGCCCTCAACGAAGCCGTCGCGGCGGTCTGCGACCGCGTCGTCCTGACGGTCGCCGGCCGTGTGCTCGACCTCCCGGCAGCACCGGCGACGCCCACGCCCACCTCGACAGCAACCGATCCCACGCCGACAGCAACCGTCCTGTCGTCGACAGCAACCGATCCCGCGCCGACGGCACCAGAGGAGCCGGTCGCGGCGGCCACCCTGGCGCCGACGACGGGTGAACCGGTTGACCCGACCGACGCCGAGAACTTCCCGCCGGTCGAGCCGCCGGATATCGCCACGGCCGCGGAAGCGCGCGCACGACACCTCGATCTCACCAAACCGCCGGGCTCGCTCGGGCGCCTCGAGGAGCTCGGGGTCTGGCTTGCCTCATGCCAGGGCGCCTGTCCCCCACGCCAACTGACCGCACCGCGAGTGGTGGTGTTCGCCGGCGACCACGGCGTCGCACAGTCCGGGGTGTCGGCGTTCCCGCCCGAGGTGACGGCCCAGATGGTGGCCAACATCGCCTCCGGCGGTGCCGCGGTCAACGTCCTCGCCCGGCGTGCCGGCGCCACGGTGCAGGTCATCGACATGTCCGTCGACGCCGATACCGCACCCGAGGTCTCCCGCTACAAGGTGCGGCGCAGCAGCGGAGACCTGCGCATCACCGATGCCATCACGGTCGCCGAGGCACGGGAGGCTCTCGCGGCCGGCCGGGCAATCGCCGACGAGCTCGTCGACTCGGGGGCCGACCTTCTCATCGGCGGCGAGATGGGGATCGGCAACACCACTCCGGCGACCGTGCTGATCGGCACCTTGACACGGCGTGAGCCGGTCGAGATCATCGGGCGCGGAACAGGTATCGACGACGCCGGGTGGATTCGCAAGACGGCGGCCATCCGTGACGGCATGCGCCGGGCGCGACGTCACGTGCACGACCCGCTCTCGTTGCTCGCCGCCGTCGCGGGCGCCGACCTCACCGCGCTTGCCGGGTTCCTCGCACAAGCGGCCGTGCGCCGGACCCCGGTGATCCTCGACGGCATGGTCGTCACCGCCGCGGCGATGGTCGCCAACGAGCTCGCCCCGGGTGCGACGCGCTGGTGGGTCGCAGGCCATCGCTCCGTCGAACCCGCGCACACCGTCGCTCTGGAACACCTCGATCTCGAGCCGGTTCTCGACCTGTCGATGCGCCTCGGCGAGGGCAGCGGAGCTCTCACCGCGCTGCCGATCGTCGCGTCGTCGGTCGACATCCTGACGTCGATGGCGACCTTCGCCGAAGCAGGCGTCAGTGACAAGGACGAACCGGCCGGCGCCTTGGCCGCCGACAGATCCTGA
- a CDS encoding DUF3043 domain-containing protein: MKLPWKSDDDATAESADTEVSTAPDDESSASASNGSKGTAYTAAKGRATPSRREAEGRRRGPVAPPPTTRSEARARKKELKSSMSREDKRKLSDDRRSQRTEQREKMMAGDERYLMPRDKGPAKRFTRDIVDSRRNFAGLFMPFAVVLIVVMFVPQIAVFANMLLLVFVVFMAIDAFILGRLVNRRVRERFPDVDPSQTGFRLGWYSFTRAMQLRMMRAPKPQVSPGDEV; this comes from the coding sequence GTGAAGTTGCCATGGAAGTCAGATGACGACGCGACCGCTGAGAGCGCCGACACCGAGGTGTCCACCGCCCCGGATGACGAGTCGTCCGCCAGCGCGAGCAACGGCTCCAAGGGCACCGCGTACACGGCGGCCAAAGGCCGCGCGACACCGTCGCGGCGAGAGGCCGAGGGCCGCCGCCGCGGTCCGGTCGCGCCCCCGCCGACCACGCGGTCCGAGGCGCGCGCACGCAAGAAAGAGCTGAAGTCGAGCATGTCGCGCGAGGACAAGCGCAAGCTCTCCGACGATCGTCGCTCGCAACGCACCGAACAGCGCGAGAAGATGATGGCGGGCGACGAGCGCTATCTGATGCCCCGCGACAAGGGGCCTGCCAAGCGGTTCACCCGCGACATCGTGGACTCTCGTCGCAACTTCGCCGGGCTGTTCATGCCCTTCGCGGTGGTGCTGATCGTGGTGATGTTCGTGCCGCAGATCGCAGTGTTCGCCAACATGCTGCTGTTGGTCTTCGTGGTCTTCATGGCAATCGACGCGTTCATCCTCGGCCGCCTCGTGAATCGGCGTGTACGCGAACGCTTCCCCGACGTCGATCCGTCGCAGACCGGGTTCCGTCTGGGCTGGTATTCATTCACCCGCGCCATGCAGCTCCGCATGATGCGCGCTCCCAAGCCGCAGGTGTCGCCGGGCGACGAGGTCTGA
- the rarD gene encoding EamA family transporter RarD, with protein MTGQEGGLRTLGMSGAAYAVGAYALWGFLPLYFLLLEPTGPWEVVAWRILLSLAFYAVLVPVVGGWPRLRAVMADRRLVVWTAVAGLLIYLNWQIFLIATLTGHVIEMSLGYFINPIVTVLLGVVVLRERLRPMQWLAVGLAVAATLVIVVGYGAFPSLALGVAFSFGLYGLVKKHIGPSVDVTSGLTLESLWLAPLAVGQLVVVGLTTGLTMGSAGPGHAVLLALAGVITAAPLMLFAAGARRARLTVLGIAQFITPTMQLIIGVWVLDEPMPPERWIGFAIVWLALVVFTLDSVIVARRQRGVRRTEIAAGVTE; from the coding sequence GTGACCGGGCAGGAGGGCGGCCTGCGCACTCTCGGGATGTCCGGCGCGGCGTATGCCGTGGGCGCCTACGCGTTGTGGGGGTTCCTGCCGCTCTACTTCCTGCTGCTGGAGCCGACGGGCCCGTGGGAGGTGGTGGCCTGGCGGATTCTGTTGTCCCTGGCGTTCTATGCGGTGCTGGTCCCCGTCGTCGGCGGTTGGCCGCGACTGCGGGCGGTCATGGCCGACCGGCGCCTGGTGGTCTGGACCGCGGTGGCGGGCCTGCTGATTTACCTCAACTGGCAGATCTTCCTGATCGCCACCCTCACCGGGCACGTGATCGAGATGAGTCTCGGATATTTCATCAACCCGATCGTCACGGTCTTGCTCGGGGTCGTCGTGCTGCGCGAGCGGCTGCGGCCCATGCAATGGCTCGCCGTGGGGCTGGCGGTGGCGGCGACGCTGGTGATCGTCGTGGGCTACGGGGCGTTTCCGTCGCTGGCGCTCGGCGTGGCGTTCTCCTTCGGGCTGTACGGACTGGTCAAGAAGCACATCGGGCCGTCGGTCGACGTGACGAGCGGATTGACGCTGGAATCGCTGTGGCTGGCTCCGCTCGCGGTCGGCCAGTTGGTCGTCGTCGGCCTGACCACCGGTCTGACGATGGGTTCCGCGGGCCCCGGACATGCTGTGCTGCTCGCCCTGGCAGGCGTGATCACCGCGGCGCCGCTGATGCTGTTCGCCGCCGGGGCCCGGCGCGCCCGCCTGACCGTCCTCGGGATCGCGCAGTTCATCACGCCCACGATGCAGCTGATCATCGGTGTGTGGGTGCTCGACGAACCGATGCCGCCGGAACGCTGGATCGGGTTCGCGATCGTCTGGCTGGCGCTCGTCGTGTTCACGCTGGACTCGGTGATCGTCGCGCGCAGGCAGCGCGGTGTCCGGCGGACCGAGATCGCCGCCGGCGTCACGGAGTGA
- a CDS encoding leucyl aminopeptidase yields MSKNETTDRVRGPELELATTLDKADKALVIGLIKPENSEKEGGGTDAEPTLVIGDGIFDDAQAEFVGAAARRLGATGSHGEITRLPAPEGLDVDIIVAVGLGTTDNLDDPEQIRQAAGIAARELDGHPQAATTLSAVNLGAAAEGFFLGAYRFDTFRSEKTRPKKSLPTTITLLVDDKSRTAKAELAHAAAVADSVAIARDFVNTPPSHLYPEEFAERARVLGSAVGLKVEVLDDTALEKAGYGGIIGVGKGSSRLPRLVRLVHTGKKDAKRVALVGKGITFDTGGISIKPAANMDHMTSDMGGAAAVIAATILAARLDLDVSVTATVPMAENMPSATAQRPGDVLTQYGGTTVEVLNTDAEGRLILADAIVRACEDEPDYLIDTATLTGAQMVALGARTPGVMGTDEFRDRVAALSREVGENGWAMPLPAELRGDLKSRVADLANVTNHRNGGMLSAGLFLKEFVAESVGWAHIDIAGPAFNTSGPWGYTTKGGTGVPVRTIARVLEDIADRG; encoded by the coding sequence GTGAGCAAGAACGAGACGACTGACCGCGTACGCGGCCCGGAACTGGAGTTGGCGACCACCCTCGACAAGGCCGACAAGGCCCTGGTGATCGGCCTGATCAAACCCGAGAACAGTGAGAAGGAGGGCGGCGGCACCGACGCCGAGCCCACCCTGGTGATCGGCGACGGGATCTTCGACGACGCGCAGGCCGAGTTCGTCGGCGCGGCCGCCCGCCGCCTCGGCGCGACCGGCTCGCACGGCGAGATCACCCGGCTACCGGCACCCGAGGGCCTCGATGTCGACATCATCGTCGCGGTCGGGCTCGGCACCACCGACAACCTCGATGACCCGGAACAGATCCGGCAGGCCGCCGGGATCGCGGCGCGTGAACTCGACGGCCACCCGCAGGCGGCCACCACCTTGTCGGCAGTGAACCTGGGCGCCGCGGCCGAGGGATTCTTCCTGGGCGCGTACCGATTCGACACGTTCCGGTCGGAGAAGACACGTCCCAAGAAGTCGCTCCCGACGACGATCACGCTGCTCGTCGACGACAAGAGTCGAACGGCCAAGGCCGAGTTGGCCCACGCGGCCGCGGTGGCCGATTCGGTGGCCATCGCCCGCGACTTCGTGAACACCCCGCCGAGTCACCTCTATCCCGAAGAGTTCGCCGAGCGCGCCCGTGTGCTCGGCAGCGCCGTCGGCCTCAAGGTCGAGGTGCTCGACGACACCGCGCTGGAGAAGGCCGGATACGGCGGCATCATCGGCGTCGGCAAGGGCTCGTCGCGTCTGCCGCGGCTGGTGCGTCTCGTCCACACCGGCAAGAAGGACGCCAAGAGGGTGGCGCTCGTCGGCAAGGGCATCACCTTCGACACCGGCGGCATCTCCATCAAGCCGGCGGCCAACATGGACCACATGACCTCGGACATGGGTGGCGCGGCCGCAGTCATCGCGGCCACCATCCTGGCCGCGCGACTCGATCTCGACGTCTCGGTGACGGCGACCGTGCCGATGGCGGAGAACATGCCCTCGGCAACCGCGCAGCGACCGGGCGACGTCCTCACCCAGTACGGCGGCACCACCGTCGAGGTGCTCAACACCGACGCCGAGGGCCGACTGATCCTGGCCGACGCGATCGTGCGGGCCTGTGAGGACGAACCCGATTACCTCATCGACACCGCAACGCTGACCGGTGCGCAGATGGTCGCCCTGGGGGCGCGCACCCCGGGCGTGATGGGCACCGACGAGTTCCGTGATCGCGTCGCGGCGTTGTCGCGCGAAGTCGGCGAGAACGGTTGGGCGATGCCGCTGCCCGCCGAGTTGCGTGGTGACCTCAAGTCGCGGGTGGCCGACCTGGCGAATGTGACCAACCACCGCAACGGCGGCATGTTGTCGGCCGGACTGTTCCTCAAGGAGTTCGTCGCCGAGTCCGTCGGATGGGCCCACATCGACATCGCGGGTCCGGCGTTCAACACGTCCGGCCCGTGGGGCTACACGACCAAGGGCGGCACCGGCGTGCCGGTCCGCACCATCGCCCGGGTCCTCGAGGACATCGCCGACCGCGGCTGA
- a CDS encoding glycerate kinase → MQILIAPDSFGDTLSAVAAAEAIARGWSATRPMDVVQKAPQSDGGPGFVDVLASRFGSMRTAEVPGPLGASVSATWLFDDRGPEPAAYIECAQACGLHQLGGRPTPRTALAADTTGVGFLVAEALAAGARRIVVGLGGSATNDGGRGLIDALGGPGEAAERFDGVELVVASDVENPLLGDLGAVAVFGPQKGADPTTVLRLEERMTQWSRVLAGMAGRDVSDEPGAGAAGGLGAALLALGGTRVSGATVVSEATGRDADVASSQLVITGEGRFDTQTLRGKVVAALTASAAAAGVPTLVFAGQVALPPEEIAAAGIAAAYAIVDVAGSVEVAMTDAANQLSRLAQQVAADWAGDDESAGVRGA, encoded by the coding sequence ATGCAGATCCTGATCGCGCCGGACTCGTTCGGGGACACCCTGTCCGCAGTGGCGGCGGCCGAGGCGATCGCCCGCGGGTGGTCGGCGACGCGCCCGATGGACGTGGTCCAGAAGGCGCCGCAGTCCGACGGCGGCCCCGGTTTCGTCGACGTCCTGGCCTCGCGGTTCGGGTCGATGCGGACCGCGGAGGTCCCCGGCCCGCTCGGTGCGTCGGTGAGCGCGACCTGGCTGTTCGACGATCGCGGGCCCGAACCGGCGGCGTATATCGAGTGTGCGCAGGCATGTGGCCTGCACCAGCTCGGTGGCCGGCCCACCCCGCGTACAGCGCTGGCGGCCGACACCACAGGAGTCGGGTTCCTGGTCGCCGAGGCGCTCGCGGCGGGTGCCCGGCGGATCGTCGTCGGCCTCGGCGGCTCCGCGACCAACGACGGGGGTCGGGGCCTGATCGATGCGCTGGGTGGCCCCGGTGAGGCCGCCGAAAGGTTCGACGGCGTCGAGCTGGTCGTCGCATCCGATGTGGAGAACCCCCTGCTCGGCGACCTCGGCGCGGTCGCGGTGTTCGGACCGCAGAAGGGGGCCGATCCGACCACCGTCCTGCGATTGGAAGAACGGATGACGCAGTGGTCACGGGTGCTGGCCGGGATGGCCGGACGTGACGTCTCCGACGAACCGGGTGCGGGCGCCGCGGGCGGCCTCGGCGCGGCTCTCCTGGCGTTGGGCGGTACCCGGGTCTCCGGGGCCACCGTGGTGTCCGAGGCCACCGGACGAGACGCCGATGTGGCGTCCTCGCAGCTGGTGATCACCGGCGAGGGCAGATTCGACACCCAGACGTTGCGGGGCAAGGTCGTCGCCGCGCTCACCGCATCGGCGGCCGCTGCCGGTGTCCCGACCCTCGTCTTCGCCGGCCAGGTGGCTCTGCCACCCGAGGAGATCGCGGCGGCCGGGATCGCGGCCGCATACGCGATCGTCGATGTGGCGGGGTCGGTCGAGGTGGCGATGACCGACGCGGCGAATCAGTTGTCACGGTTGGCGCAGCAGGTGGCGGCGGACTGGGCCGGAGACGACGAGTCGGCGGGGGTCCGCGGTGCGTGA
- the gcvT gene encoding glycine cleavage system aminomethyltransferase GcvT has protein sequence MSELLAGPIADRHGALGATFAAFGGWDMPVSYAGTVAEHTAVRESVGIFDVSHLGKAVVAGPGAADLVNRTLTNDLAKIAPGKAQYTLCCNESGGVVDDLITYLVSDDEVFLIPNAANTASVVERLVSAAPQGVTVTDRHREYAVFAVQGPKAPDALALVGLPTEMEYMAFTDAELATEAGTLPVRVCRTGYTGERGYELLPRWDDAGPVFDALLAAVTELGGQPAGLGARDTLRTEMGYALHGHELSTDITPVQARSGWAVGWKKPEFFGRESLIAEKAAGPVRRLHGLKAIGRGVPRAECAVLAGPGGAQIGTCTSGTFSPTLKQGIALALLATDAGIAVGDEVVVDVRGRALACEVVAPPFVTPHV, from the coding sequence ATGAGTGAACTCCTTGCGGGCCCGATCGCCGACCGCCATGGTGCTCTCGGCGCCACCTTCGCCGCCTTCGGTGGCTGGGACATGCCCGTCTCCTATGCGGGAACCGTCGCCGAGCACACCGCCGTCCGCGAGAGCGTCGGCATCTTCGACGTGAGCCATCTCGGGAAGGCCGTCGTCGCGGGTCCGGGGGCGGCGGACCTCGTGAATCGCACCTTGACCAACGACCTCGCCAAGATCGCACCGGGCAAGGCGCAATATACGCTGTGCTGCAACGAATCCGGCGGTGTCGTCGACGACCTCATCACCTATCTGGTGAGCGACGACGAGGTGTTCCTGATCCCGAATGCGGCGAACACCGCGAGCGTGGTCGAACGACTGGTCTCGGCGGCACCCCAGGGTGTCACCGTGACGGATCGCCATCGCGAATACGCCGTGTTCGCTGTGCAGGGGCCGAAGGCCCCCGACGCCCTGGCGCTCGTCGGCCTGCCCACCGAGATGGAGTACATGGCCTTCACCGACGCAGAGTTGGCGACCGAGGCAGGAACGCTGCCGGTGCGCGTGTGCCGGACCGGGTACACGGGGGAGCGCGGGTACGAACTCCTCCCGCGCTGGGACGACGCCGGGCCGGTGTTCGACGCGCTGTTGGCGGCGGTCACCGAACTCGGCGGTCAGCCCGCGGGTCTTGGTGCCCGCGACACCCTGCGGACCGAGATGGGCTACGCGCTGCACGGACACGAGCTGAGCACCGACATCACGCCCGTGCAGGCCCGGTCGGGCTGGGCGGTCGGCTGGAAGAAGCCCGAGTTCTTCGGCCGTGAGTCGCTCATCGCGGAGAAGGCCGCCGGCCCGGTCCGCAGGCTCCACGGACTGAAGGCGATCGGGCGCGGTGTACCGCGGGCGGAGTGCGCGGTGCTGGCGGGGCCCGGCGGCGCACAGATCGGCACGTGCACATCAGGGACCTTCTCGCCGACGCTCAAGCAGGGCATCGCGCTCGCGCTGCTGGCCACCGATGCCGGGATCGCCGTCGGGGACGAAGTGGTGGTGGACGTCCGCGGGCGGGCGCTGGCGTGCGAGGTCGTCGCGCCGCCGTTCGTGACGCCGCACGTCTGA
- a CDS encoding branched-chain amino acid aminotransferase, translating to MTLQFTRTEHPHPVSENRRSEILSAPGFGKFFTDNMVMVDYDVDRGWHNAQVRPYAPIALDPSAMVLHYGQEVFEGLKAYRQPDGSIAAFRPEANGLRMQRSAERLAMPPLPVEDFIASLRVLLDADNEWVPAAGGEEALYLRPFMFASQAGLGVNAPSNQYIYSVIASPAGAYFSGGIKPVSVWLSTEYVRAAPGGTGFAKCGGNYAAAFLAQAQATQHGCDQVVWLDAIERRYIEEMGGMNLFFVFGSGADARLVTPELSGSLLPGITRESLLQLATDAGFAVEERRITTDELRKGVATGDITEVFACGTAAVITPVGRVKGDTEDYMIGDGSAGEVTQALRDTLTGIQRGTFADTHGWMTELYRR from the coding sequence ATGACCTTGCAGTTCACGCGTACCGAGCATCCCCACCCGGTGTCGGAGAATCGTCGGTCGGAGATCCTCTCCGCCCCCGGTTTCGGCAAATTCTTCACCGACAACATGGTGATGGTCGACTACGACGTGGATCGCGGGTGGCACAACGCGCAGGTCCGCCCCTACGCCCCGATCGCGCTCGATCCGTCGGCGATGGTGCTGCACTACGGCCAGGAGGTCTTCGAGGGGCTCAAGGCCTACCGTCAGCCCGACGGCTCGATCGCCGCATTCCGGCCGGAGGCCAACGGCCTGCGGATGCAACGTTCCGCCGAGCGTTTGGCGATGCCCCCGCTGCCCGTCGAGGACTTCATCGCGTCATTGCGGGTGCTCCTCGACGCCGACAACGAGTGGGTGCCCGCCGCCGGCGGCGAGGAGGCCCTCTATCTGCGTCCGTTCATGTTCGCGTCGCAGGCCGGCCTCGGCGTCAACGCGCCGTCGAATCAGTACATCTACTCGGTCATCGCGTCACCGGCCGGGGCGTATTTCTCGGGCGGCATCAAGCCGGTCAGCGTCTGGCTCTCCACCGAGTACGTGCGCGCGGCGCCGGGCGGTACCGGATTCGCCAAATGCGGTGGCAACTACGCGGCCGCCTTCCTCGCGCAGGCGCAGGCCACCCAGCACGGCTGCGACCAGGTCGTCTGGCTCGACGCCATCGAGCGCCGCTACATCGAGGAGATGGGCGGCATGAATCTGTTCTTCGTGTTCGGGTCCGGCGCGGACGCGCGGCTCGTGACCCCGGAGCTGAGCGGTTCGTTGCTGCCCGGTATCACCCGGGAGTCCTTGCTGCAGTTGGCAACCGACGCGGGCTTCGCCGTCGAGGAACGTCGCATCACGACCGACGAACTGCGGAAGGGTGTGGCCACGGGCGACATCACCGAGGTCTTCGCCTGTGGGACCGCGGCCGTCATCACACCCGTCGGTCGGGTGAAGGGCGACACCGAGGACTACATGATCGGCGACGGTTCGGCGGGCGAGGTGACCCAGGCGTTGCGTGACACGTTGACCGGGATCCAGCGCGGCACCTTCGCCGACACGCACGGCTGGATGACCGAGCTCTACCGCCGGTAG